One window of the Terriglobales bacterium genome contains the following:
- the asnA gene encoding aspartate--ammonia ligase: MATATKVADLAGPGIGTYEEVERILPTDYRSLLTPKETQKAIFAVKNYIEENLCRELNLMMVTVPLIVDVESGVNDMLDRDGSRTPIQFHISNDYDKHPIDAQVVQAATKWKRVALKQFGMQVGEGLCTDMRAVRKDYFLDHDHSCYVDQWDWERVITAEQRNLAFLKDVVRKIWKVLKGAETFAHGLFPQLKTGKYPSLPDELTFLHAEEILEMYPDLPRKQRETQVLQKYPAIFIIGIGWTLKDGYPHEMRAADYDDWVTETRSEDGRPMHGLNGDILVWNPVTKRRHELTSMGIRVNPETLRKQLALTNQTDMLKFPYHQAITKMEIPLSIGGGIGQARTLMLLLRKAHLGEVTVTVWPKVLKEMCAKRNIFVLE, translated from the coding sequence ATGGCTACCGCAACCAAGGTCGCTGACCTGGCAGGACCGGGCATCGGCACCTATGAAGAAGTCGAACGCATCCTGCCCACCGACTACCGCTCACTGCTCACCCCCAAGGAGACGCAGAAGGCCATCTTCGCGGTCAAGAACTACATCGAGGAGAACCTCTGCCGGGAACTGAACCTGATGATGGTGACGGTGCCGCTGATCGTGGACGTCGAGAGCGGCGTCAACGACATGCTGGACCGCGACGGCTCGCGCACCCCCATCCAGTTCCACATCTCCAACGACTACGACAAGCATCCCATCGACGCCCAAGTGGTGCAGGCCGCGACCAAGTGGAAACGGGTCGCGCTCAAGCAGTTCGGCATGCAGGTGGGCGAGGGCCTGTGCACCGACATGCGCGCCGTGCGCAAGGACTACTTCCTCGACCACGATCACTCCTGCTACGTCGATCAATGGGACTGGGAGCGGGTGATCACCGCCGAGCAGCGCAACCTTGCTTTCCTGAAGGACGTCGTGCGCAAGATCTGGAAAGTGCTGAAGGGGGCCGAAACCTTCGCCCACGGGCTGTTCCCGCAGCTCAAGACCGGCAAGTATCCCAGCCTGCCGGACGAGCTCACCTTCCTGCACGCGGAAGAGATCCTGGAGATGTATCCCGACCTGCCGCGCAAGCAGCGCGAGACCCAGGTGCTGCAGAAGTACCCGGCGATCTTCATCATCGGGATCGGCTGGACGCTGAAGGACGGCTACCCGCACGAGATGCGGGCCGCCGATTACGACGACTGGGTCACCGAGACCCGGTCGGAGGATGGCCGGCCCATGCACGGGCTGAACGGCGACATCCTGGTCTGGAACCCGGTCACCAAGCGGCGGCACGAGCTGACCTCGATGGGTATCCGGGTGAACCCCGAGACCCTGCGCAAGCAGCTCGCGCTCACCAACCAGACCGACATGCTGAAGTTCCCCTACCACCAGGCCATCACCAAGATGGAGATCCCGCTCTCCATCGGCGGCGGCATCGGGCAGGCGCGCACCCTCATGCTGCTGCTGCGCAAGGCGCATCTGGGCGAGGTCACAGTCACCGTCTGGCCGAAGGTCCTTAAGGAGATGTGCGCCAAGCGGAACATCTTCGTGCTGGAGTAG
- the tnpA gene encoding IS200/IS605 family transposase, whose product MSHKYPNVLIHYVFSTKGRRDLIPVELQPKLWRYFVGIGKNKGFPVLAAGGTANHAHVLVALPSDMAVAKAIQLLKGNSSRWIGEHGIDFAWQEGYGAFSVSASNVEAVKEYLEHQPEHHTKRNYEEEFLALLRKSGVAFDPAEVFG is encoded by the coding sequence GTGAGCCACAAATATCCGAACGTCCTCATCCATTACGTCTTCAGCACCAAAGGACGCCGTGATCTCATCCCCGTGGAACTCCAGCCGAAGCTCTGGAGATATTTTGTCGGGATCGGCAAGAACAAGGGATTTCCGGTGCTCGCGGCTGGGGGTACCGCCAACCATGCTCACGTGCTGGTTGCGCTCCCTTCCGACATGGCGGTGGCAAAGGCGATCCAGTTGCTGAAAGGAAACTCCTCCCGCTGGATCGGCGAGCACGGGATTGATTTCGCCTGGCAGGAAGGCTACGGCGCATTCAGCGTCAGCGCCTCGAACGTGGAGGCGGTGAAGGAGTATCTCGAGCATCAGCCGGAGCACCACACGAAGCGCAACTACGAGGAAGAGTTTCTGGCGCTCTTGCGCAAGTCCGGTGTCGCGTTCGATCCAGCGGAGGTGTTTGGTTAA
- a CDS encoding isoaspartyl peptidase/L-asparaginase gives MPDPVLLVHGGAWNIPDDMVELHLNGVRHARATGWAVLARGGSALDAIEAAIAVMEDDETFDAGRGSFLTSEGHVQLDAMMMDGFTLRAGGVACVERIRNPIHAARKVLDESPHVYLVAEGAEKFAA, from the coding sequence TTGCCTGATCCCGTCCTTCTCGTCCACGGCGGCGCCTGGAACATCCCCGACGACATGGTGGAACTGCACCTGAACGGCGTGCGGCATGCGCGCGCTACCGGCTGGGCGGTGCTGGCGCGCGGCGGGTCGGCGCTCGATGCCATCGAGGCCGCCATCGCCGTCATGGAGGACGACGAAACCTTCGACGCCGGCCGCGGCTCGTTCCTCACCAGCGAAGGCCACGTCCAGCTCGACGCCATGATGATGGACGGCTTCACCCTGCGCGCCGGCGGCGTCGCCTGCGTGGAGCGCATCCGCAATCCCATCCATGCCGCCCGCAAGGTGCTGGACGAGAGCCCGCATGTGTACCTGGTGGCCGAAGGGGCGGAGAAGTTCGCCGCCCA